Proteins from a genomic interval of Nostoc sp. TCL240-02:
- the mreC gene encoding rod shape-determining protein MreC has translation MVTIRRWWDRKGLQIGLLALVVGSAWVLRQTQGELVLETYQALTRPLEMLQSGPTPEERIRDARILELQTRIVDLESQKTKLQDLLGYVEKEPLASRPIPARVIGRSADQWWQQVTLNRGANAGIQEGFVVKADGGLVGLVESVTPNTSRVLLISDLKSQVGVSVSRTAAKGVLRGDSSAEAVLEFYEKVPNVKIGDLVSTSTYSQKFPSGLAVGRIKSLDLKKLPASVAKIELFPPIRSLDWVAVYPKPENQEPENEKSANQLPQRSK, from the coding sequence ATGGTTACAATACGGCGCTGGTGGGATCGTAAAGGCTTACAAATCGGGTTGTTGGCTCTAGTAGTCGGTAGTGCTTGGGTATTGCGACAGACTCAAGGTGAATTGGTGCTTGAGACATACCAGGCACTTACCCGTCCATTAGAGATGTTGCAGTCAGGGCCAACTCCAGAAGAACGTATCAGAGATGCCCGGATATTAGAATTGCAAACCCGTATAGTAGATTTGGAAAGTCAAAAGACAAAGCTACAAGATTTATTAGGTTATGTGGAAAAAGAGCCACTGGCATCACGGCCAATTCCAGCCAGGGTAATAGGACGTAGTGCTGACCAGTGGTGGCAACAAGTTACTCTGAATCGCGGCGCGAATGCAGGGATTCAGGAAGGCTTTGTAGTCAAGGCCGATGGTGGATTAGTCGGTTTGGTGGAGAGTGTAACTCCCAATACTAGCCGCGTGTTGTTAATCAGTGACCTCAAGAGTCAAGTTGGTGTATCAGTTAGCCGCACAGCAGCTAAAGGCGTTTTGCGAGGAGATTCTTCTGCCGAAGCTGTGCTGGAATTTTATGAAAAAGTCCCAAATGTCAAGATAGGAGATTTAGTTTCCACATCTACTTATAGTCAGAAATTTCCATCTGGCTTGGCAGTAGGACGAATCAAGTCCCTAGATTTAAAGAAACTTCCGGCATCAGTGGCAAAAATTGAGCTTTTTCCGCCAATCCGCTCTCTTGATTGGGTAGCAGTTTATCCAAAGCCAGAAAACCAAGAACCGGAAAACGAAAAGTCGGCAAATCAACTGCCACAAAGGTCTAAGTAA
- the murI gene encoding glutamate racemase, with product MYSSSIFEANLDDFSALEPQCAPIGIFDSGVGGLTVLRQIYRQLPNESIVYFGDTARLPYGIRSQAEILQFTREIITWLKQQQVKMVIMACNTSSALALETVRQEFNIPILGVILPGAKAAVQQGKRIGVIATPATAKSNAYKHAILEIAPDVQVWQVGCPEFVPLIEQNRIHDPYTAEVARAYLEPLLEQEIDTLVHGCTHYPHLTPVLRSLLPSQVKLVDPAVHVVAACAQELDLLGLKNTHLPLPTRFAVSGCPQQFAQSGVQWLGYTPMVEEVRFTDSAISQLH from the coding sequence GTGTATTCATCTTCGATCTTTGAAGCGAATCTTGACGATTTTTCGGCTCTTGAACCCCAATGTGCCCCAATTGGCATCTTTGACAGTGGTGTGGGTGGATTGACGGTACTTCGACAAATATATCGGCAACTCCCCAATGAATCAATTGTTTACTTTGGGGATACAGCCCGACTTCCTTATGGAATTCGTTCACAAGCAGAAATTTTACAATTTACGCGCGAAATTATTACCTGGCTAAAACAGCAGCAGGTAAAAATGGTCATTATGGCTTGTAACACCAGTTCTGCCCTAGCCCTAGAAACCGTCCGTCAAGAATTCAACATACCCATTTTGGGAGTAATTCTACCAGGTGCAAAAGCTGCGGTGCAGCAAGGAAAACGCATTGGTGTAATTGCCACTCCAGCTACGGCCAAAAGTAATGCTTATAAGCACGCCATTCTCGAAATTGCCCCTGATGTTCAAGTCTGGCAAGTTGGATGTCCAGAGTTTGTGCCACTGATTGAGCAAAACCGGATTCATGACCCCTACACTGCTGAAGTGGCACGAGCCTACTTAGAGCCTTTACTAGAGCAAGAAATTGACACCCTAGTTCATGGCTGTACCCATTATCCCCACCTGACACCAGTATTGCGATCGCTCCTCCCGTCTCAAGTCAAGCTAGTTGACCCAGCTGTTCATGTCGTGGCAGCTTGTGCCCAAGAGTTAGACTTGCTAGGTTTAAAAAATACTCACCTCCCACTACCAACTCGCTTCGCCGTTAGCGGGTGTCCACAACAATTTGCTCAGTCAGGGGTGCAGTGGCTAGGCTATACCCCGATGGTTGAAGAGGTTCGCTTTACTGATAGCGCTATTTCCCAACTTCATTAA
- a CDS encoding SIMPL domain-containing protein, giving the protein MTRAALPGSQFPSGNLWKILPLAMLLCATFVLPTLAQEKEKLWRTLSVSGRGVETIPTTLAQVSLGVEIQGKTAEEVQQEAARNSSAVVAFLKSQNVEKLQTTGIRLNPVYSYTNNVQRITGYAASNTVSFRIPNEKAGTLLDDAVKAGATQINGISFVANDEAIAAAQKQALKEATQDARQQADAVFSALGFKSKEIVSIQVNNATAPPPPMFLRAEAAKVADSSTPVVGGEQEVEASVTLQISY; this is encoded by the coding sequence ATGACTAGAGCCGCTTTACCCGGTTCTCAGTTTCCATCTGGAAACTTGTGGAAAATACTGCCTTTAGCAATGCTTTTATGTGCAACTTTTGTACTACCGACATTGGCACAAGAAAAGGAAAAATTGTGGCGAACCCTTAGTGTCAGTGGCCGCGGAGTTGAAACAATTCCTACAACCTTGGCACAAGTTAGCTTAGGAGTGGAGATTCAGGGGAAAACAGCAGAGGAGGTACAGCAAGAAGCCGCCCGCAATTCATCGGCTGTAGTTGCGTTCCTCAAAAGCCAAAATGTCGAAAAATTACAAACTACTGGTATCCGACTGAATCCAGTTTACAGTTACACCAATAATGTGCAGCGAATTACAGGCTATGCTGCCAGTAACACGGTGAGTTTTAGGATTCCTAATGAAAAAGCAGGCACATTATTGGATGATGCAGTGAAAGCGGGTGCAACACAAATTAATGGTATTAGCTTTGTTGCGAATGATGAAGCGATCGCAGCTGCTCAAAAACAAGCATTAAAAGAAGCCACCCAAGATGCCCGACAACAAGCTGATGCTGTTTTCAGTGCCTTGGGTTTCAAATCCAAAGAAATAGTCAGCATTCAAGTTAATAATGCTACTGCGCCTCCACCACCCATGTTTTTACGGGCTGAAGCTGCCAAGGTAGCTGATTCTTCCACTCCTGTCGTTGGTGGTGAACAGGAAGTAGAAGCATCGGTAACTTTACAAATTAGTTATTAG
- a CDS encoding N-acetylmuramoyl-L-alanine amidase, whose product MKLRWLLSSTIGTIFMLSSPAMAAKLESWRFDVNQNNLEINTVGNVQPQAQLIFNPTRLVIDLPGTTFGRPQLTQQVGGAIRAIRVGQFDEQTTRIVVELTPGYTLDPKGVQFVGRTGDRWMVQLPTPVAENVPSRNTGGQQQAIATQPSPRTSPSVFSPRDIYNVVRTSPINPPKNGMLAARVTQIENLQVTGDGFFIRTNGGNPQIQVNRSNDQREINIDIASATLSPSLEQRDLSINRYGVSRIQFSQLQTSPSAVRMTLQVDENSQNWRATNSNSSGFVLLPSRGIAQFPGGNSNSPRPIPSSTATIESVQLANNGTQLLIRADQALSATGGWDRTSGLYRITINNARLAPKVTGPTFNPNSPILRVRLQPQESNTVVVLVQPAAGVQIGELNQVGDQLLALELQRSGSITQQPIDLPPLSPNQGQFPNPIDNPPPISRPQPRPSVPRGKLLVVIDPGHGGKDSGAPGIGGLLEKDVILPIGKRVAAILEQHGVQAVLTRDADFFVELQGRVEIAERVNATAFVSIHANSVDNRPDVNGLEVYYYDSGYALAEVVRNTILQNIDTIKNRGTRKARFYVLRKSSMPSILVETGYMTGREDNPRLATREYQNQMAEAIARGILKYLQR is encoded by the coding sequence GTGAAATTACGCTGGTTACTATCCAGTACTATTGGAACTATCTTCATGCTATCGTCGCCCGCAATGGCTGCGAAACTTGAATCTTGGCGTTTTGATGTCAATCAAAACAACCTAGAAATAAATACTGTAGGGAATGTTCAACCCCAAGCACAATTAATTTTTAACCCCACTCGTTTGGTAATTGATTTACCAGGAACGACATTTGGCCGTCCGCAGCTAACCCAACAGGTGGGCGGTGCAATTCGTGCTATCCGTGTTGGACAGTTTGACGAACAAACAACACGTATAGTCGTTGAACTGACTCCTGGTTATACTTTAGACCCCAAGGGTGTACAATTTGTTGGTAGAACTGGCGATCGCTGGATGGTGCAATTACCCACGCCAGTAGCCGAAAATGTTCCCTCAAGAAATACTGGTGGGCAACAACAAGCTATAGCAACACAACCTTCACCGAGAACATCTCCATCTGTGTTCTCACCAAGAGATATTTACAATGTGGTGAGAACAAGCCCTATTAATCCACCTAAAAACGGAATGCTTGCCGCCAGGGTAACTCAAATTGAGAACTTACAAGTTACAGGCGATGGGTTTTTCATCCGTACCAATGGTGGTAATCCTCAGATTCAGGTAAATCGTAGCAACGATCAAAGAGAAATTAACATCGACATTGCTAGCGCTACTTTATCACCAAGTCTAGAGCAACGCGATTTGTCGATTAATCGTTATGGTGTCAGCCGTATTCAGTTCAGCCAACTACAAACAAGTCCATCTGCTGTTCGCATGACTTTACAGGTGGATGAAAATAGTCAAAATTGGCGAGCAACTAATAGTAACAGTAGTGGTTTTGTGCTTCTGCCCAGTCGTGGCATTGCCCAGTTCCCTGGAGGTAATAGTAATAGTCCACGCCCCATACCATCTAGTACAGCGACTATTGAGTCTGTGCAACTGGCTAATAATGGCACACAACTGCTGATTAGAGCAGACCAAGCTTTATCTGCAACAGGAGGCTGGGATAGAACCTCTGGTCTGTACCGCATTACCATCAACAATGCTCGGTTAGCTCCCAAAGTCACAGGCCCAACTTTTAATCCTAATAGCCCTATCCTGCGAGTCCGCCTGCAACCCCAAGAATCTAATACAGTCGTTGTTTTAGTTCAGCCAGCAGCCGGAGTGCAAATTGGCGAACTTAACCAAGTTGGCGACCAGCTTTTGGCTCTAGAATTACAACGTTCTGGTAGCATTACACAGCAGCCCATTGATTTACCTCCTTTATCGCCAAACCAAGGTCAATTCCCCAACCCCATAGATAATCCCCCTCCTATATCTCGACCACAGCCTCGCCCCTCAGTTCCTAGAGGGAAATTACTAGTTGTGATTGACCCAGGACATGGTGGAAAAGACTCAGGCGCTCCCGGTATCGGTGGACTTTTAGAAAAAGATGTAATTCTGCCTATTGGTAAAAGGGTAGCTGCAATTTTAGAGCAACATGGTGTACAAGCAGTACTAACGCGGGATGCTGACTTTTTCGTAGAGCTTCAGGGACGGGTAGAAATTGCCGAACGAGTTAATGCAACTGCGTTTGTCAGTATTCATGCTAATTCTGTTGATAATCGCCCTGATGTGAATGGGTTAGAAGTATATTATTACGATAGCGGTTATGCTTTGGCGGAAGTAGTTCGCAATACCATTCTGCAAAATATCGATACAATCAAAAACCGGGGAACCCGCAAAGCCAGATTCTACGTTCTCAGGAAAAGCTCTATGCCCTCGATTTTAGTAGAAACAGGTTATATGACTGGTCGAGAAGACAATCCCAGATTGGCGACACGAGAGTATCAAAATCAGATGGCAGAAGCGATCGCTCGTGGCATCCTAAAATACTTACAGCGTTAA
- a CDS encoding single-stranded DNA-binding protein encodes MSINIVTLVGRVGGDPDIKYFESGSVKCRLTLAVKRRSRNSDEPDWFTLELWDKTAEVAGNYVRKGSLIGIKGSLKFDTWSDRQTGANRSTPIIRVDQLELLGSKRDGEGGAGDMSSEHF; translated from the coding sequence ATGAGTATCAATATTGTCACCCTTGTTGGTCGTGTAGGCGGCGACCCAGATATAAAATATTTTGAGTCAGGTAGTGTTAAGTGTAGATTGACACTAGCCGTAAAAAGGCGATCGCGCAACAGCGACGAACCAGACTGGTTCACTCTGGAATTATGGGATAAAACGGCTGAAGTAGCAGGTAATTATGTGCGTAAAGGCAGCTTAATTGGCATCAAAGGTTCCTTAAAGTTTGACACATGGAGCGATCGCCAAACAGGAGCAAACCGTTCTACACCAATTATTAGAGTAGACCAACTGGAATTATTAGGCTCTAAGCGTGATGGAGAGGGCGGTGCAGGAGATATGTCTTCGGAACATTTTTGA
- a CDS encoding rod shape-determining protein — protein sequence MGIDLGTANTLVYVSGKGIVLQEPSVVAIDVNEKVALAVGEEAKKMLGRTPGNVIALRPLRDGVIADFDIAELMLKSFIQRVNEGKSLILPRIVIGIPSGVTGVERRAVMDAAHQAGARKVYLIDEPVAAAIGAGLPVAEPTGNMIIDIGGGTTEVAVLSLQGTVISESVRIAGDELTDSIIQYIKKVHNLVIGERTAEDIKIRLGSAYPTHDDNDAMMEIRGLHLLSGLPRTVTIKGPEIRESMLEPLSVIIEAVKRTLERTPPELAADIIDRGIMLAGGGALLKGIDTLISHETGIVTHIAADPLCCVVLGTGRVLENFKQLERVVTESSRNM from the coding sequence ATGGGTATCGACCTCGGTACTGCCAACACCCTGGTTTATGTATCTGGTAAAGGTATTGTACTGCAAGAGCCTTCTGTAGTTGCTATCGATGTCAACGAAAAGGTAGCCCTAGCAGTAGGAGAAGAAGCCAAAAAAATGCTCGGTCGCACACCTGGAAATGTGATTGCCCTCCGCCCCTTGCGCGATGGTGTAATCGCTGACTTCGATATAGCCGAGTTGATGCTGAAAAGCTTTATTCAGCGTGTAAATGAAGGCAAATCTCTAATTTTACCTCGAATTGTCATTGGCATTCCTAGTGGTGTCACAGGTGTAGAAAGGCGGGCTGTAATGGATGCGGCTCACCAAGCAGGAGCAAGAAAAGTTTATTTAATCGATGAACCTGTAGCTGCCGCCATTGGTGCAGGACTACCGGTTGCCGAACCCACAGGCAACATGATTATTGATATTGGTGGTGGTACAACAGAAGTCGCGGTGCTAAGTCTTCAGGGTACAGTAATCAGCGAATCAGTACGCATTGCTGGGGATGAACTAACTGATTCAATCATTCAGTATATTAAAAAAGTTCATAACTTAGTCATTGGTGAACGGACTGCTGAAGACATCAAGATTCGGCTTGGTTCTGCGTATCCTACCCATGATGATAATGATGCCATGATGGAAATCCGAGGCTTACACCTGCTTTCCGGTCTACCGCGAACTGTAACCATCAAAGGCCCAGAAATCCGTGAAAGTATGTTGGAACCACTATCAGTAATTATAGAAGCTGTGAAGCGGACACTGGAACGTACACCTCCAGAACTAGCAGCAGACATTATTGACAGAGGTATCATGTTAGCTGGTGGTGGTGCTTTGCTCAAAGGCATAGATACCTTAATTAGTCATGAAACGGGGATTGTAACCCACATCGCCGCCGACCCTCTCTGTTGTGTTGTGCTGGGAACAGGTCGGGTGTTAGAAAACTTCAAACAGCTAGAACGGGTTGTTACCGAAAGCTCTCGCAATATGTAG
- the mreD gene encoding rod shape-determining protein MreD translates to MKIPAFGISRQKKPKSSERKSKFRIQPLSRWHPGVRQLFSWIVTASSVLLCLLLLPTRLPGMELLGIGPNWLLIWVVTWSVKRTVFAGALAGIVLGLLQDSMTAPNPSHAISLGIVGILTGLLQKQRFIEEDFISIAVIVFVMAVLAETIFGLQLTLTGDAYGGHSLRKVTDIWTYYQRVALASAILSSLWAPVVYYPLNRWWQRLKLLEQ, encoded by the coding sequence ATGAAGATTCCTGCATTTGGTATTAGCAGGCAGAAAAAGCCAAAATCGTCAGAGCGAAAATCGAAATTCCGAATCCAGCCGCTTTCTCGTTGGCATCCCGGTGTACGGCAGTTGTTTAGTTGGATAGTGACTGCTAGTTCTGTACTGTTATGTTTACTATTATTACCAACCCGCCTGCCAGGTATGGAATTATTGGGAATTGGCCCTAACTGGCTATTAATTTGGGTGGTAACTTGGAGTGTGAAGCGCACGGTATTTGCTGGAGCATTAGCAGGTATAGTTCTGGGGCTACTTCAAGATTCCATGACAGCACCTAACCCTAGTCACGCCATCAGTTTAGGAATTGTGGGAATTTTAACTGGTCTACTCCAGAAACAGCGTTTTATTGAAGAAGACTTTATTTCAATTGCTGTAATTGTCTTTGTGATGGCAGTTTTGGCAGAAACTATCTTTGGGTTGCAATTAACTTTGACAGGCGATGCCTACGGCGGGCACAGCCTACGCAAAGTAACAGATATTTGGACATATTACCAGCGTGTCGCCCTCGCCTCTGCCATTCTTAGTAGTCTGTGGGCACCCGTGGTCTATTATCCCCTCAATCGTTGGTGGCAACGATTGAAATTGTTGGAGCAATAG
- a CDS encoding N-acetylmuramoyl-L-alanine amidase: MKLHWLLPSTIGTIFMLSSPAMAARLESWRFDANQNRLEINTVGAVQPQAQLIFNPTRLVIDLPGTTFGRPQLTQQVGGGIRSIRVGQFDTETTRIVVELTPGYTLDPKRVQFVGTSGDRWTVQLPRPEVDRVASFPASPPRSAYTVVTPDSEPQPNISRVATTTRGATQIEGLTVTGDGLFLRTSGGNPGIKTIRSRDRASIFIDVSDASLSPRLAQQNNQPVNKHGVSRIEFTQLQNQTPIVRLTLRVDKNSPDWQASNSNSGGLVVLPNRVVRLPGSSNSDNQSQPPSFPSRLSAANNSPATIESVQLADNGRQLLIRADQTLSTTGTWDRSSGVFRVTINNAKLAPRVTGPTFAPNSPILRVRLQPQGANTVVVLVQPAAGVQLEQPQQIGDQLLAIPIQGSRRIVSLPGRPSYGLPGLPPPNRGPFPDPNNPNPQPQFQPQRRVTNGRVVVIIDPGHGGKDSGALGIGGAREKDVILPIGKRLAQILQQNGVQVVMTRDSDYFVTLPGRVQLAERANADVFVSIHANSAGASRPDVNGLEVYYYDSGLDLARVVRSSILQSIGTLKDRGVRRARFYVLRKSSMPSILVETGYMTGREDMARLRTSAYQNQMAEAIARGVLQYLKRR, translated from the coding sequence GTGAAATTACACTGGTTACTACCCAGCACTATTGGAACTATCTTCATGCTATCGTCGCCGGCAATGGCTGCGAGACTTGAATCTTGGCGCTTTGATGCCAATCAAAACAGGCTGGAAATTAATACTGTGGGAGCAGTTCAACCCCAGGCACAACTAATTTTCAACCCGACTCGGCTGGTAATTGATTTGCCAGGAACGACATTTGGCCGTCCGCAGCTAACTCAACAGGTGGGCGGTGGAATTCGCTCAATCCGGGTTGGGCAGTTTGATACAGAAACAACACGCATAGTTGTAGAACTGACACCTGGTTATACTTTAGACCCCAAACGCGTCCAATTTGTTGGGACATCTGGCGATCGCTGGACGGTGCAATTACCTAGACCAGAAGTTGATCGAGTAGCTTCATTTCCCGCCTCACCTCCCAGAAGTGCTTACACTGTCGTTACCCCAGACTCTGAGCCCCAACCTAATATTTCAAGGGTTGCCACTACTACACGAGGGGCGACGCAAATTGAGGGCTTGACAGTAACAGGCGATGGATTGTTCCTCCGTACCAGTGGTGGCAATCCGGGGATTAAGACAATTCGCAGCCGCGATCGCGCTAGCATCTTCATAGATGTCTCTGACGCATCTTTATCACCACGTCTGGCGCAACAGAATAATCAGCCTGTTAACAAACATGGTGTTAGCCGCATCGAATTCACCCAACTACAAAACCAAACTCCTATCGTTCGCTTGACTTTGCGGGTAGATAAAAATAGCCCAGATTGGCAAGCCAGTAATAGTAACAGTGGTGGTTTGGTGGTTCTGCCTAATCGGGTTGTCAGATTACCTGGAAGTAGTAATTCGGACAATCAATCACAACCACCCTCTTTCCCTAGTAGATTATCTGCTGCTAACAACTCCCCAGCAACTATTGAGTCTGTGCAACTGGCTGATAATGGCAGACAATTGCTAATTAGAGCCGACCAAACTTTATCTACTACAGGAACCTGGGATAGATCATCCGGTGTATTCCGTGTCACAATTAACAATGCCAAGTTAGCTCCTAGAGTTACAGGCCCTACCTTTGCCCCCAATAGCCCCATTCTTCGGGTACGTCTGCAACCCCAAGGAGCCAACACAGTCGTTGTTTTAGTTCAACCAGCAGCCGGAGTGCAACTTGAGCAACCCCAGCAAATCGGCGACCAGCTTTTGGCTATACCAATACAAGGTTCTCGTCGAATTGTTTCTCTCCCCGGAAGACCCTCCTATGGTTTACCTGGGCTACCACCGCCAAATCGGGGGCCATTCCCAGACCCAAACAATCCCAATCCCCAGCCACAATTTCAACCACAGCGCCGAGTCACCAATGGACGAGTGGTAGTCATTATTGACCCCGGACATGGCGGTAAAGACTCAGGAGCGCTTGGTATTGGGGGGGCACGCGAAAAGGATGTGATCTTGCCTATTGGTAAAAGGCTGGCACAGATTTTGCAGCAAAATGGTGTACAAGTAGTTATGACTAGGGATTCTGACTATTTTGTTACCCTTCCAGGAAGAGTTCAATTAGCAGAGCGAGCTAATGCTGATGTGTTTGTTAGTATCCACGCTAACTCAGCAGGTGCGAGTCGTCCCGATGTTAATGGCTTGGAAGTCTATTATTACGACAGTGGTCTGGATCTCGCTCGCGTTGTCCGTAGTAGCATTCTCCAAAGTATTGGTACTCTCAAAGACAGGGGAGTCCGGCGAGCCAGGTTTTATGTTCTCAGAAAAAGTTCTATGCCCTCCATTCTCGTGGAAACAGGTTATATGACTGGTCGAGAAGATATGGCTAGGCTCAGAACCTCAGCTTACCAAAATCAAATGGCAGAGGCGATCGCTCGTGGCGTTCTTCAGTATTTAAAGAGAAGATAA
- a CDS encoding cation:proton antiporter: protein MHLLDPINFSFPLLATATEAADNSMVVAAVLLSLVVVYLASKVGGELSNKVGLPPVLGELVGGVVVGISVFHLLVFPEGSTDSSNSLIMSFLQITAGLSPEATPAVFAAQSEVISVLAELGVIILLFEIGLESNLKDLMAVGIQATVVAVVGVVVPFAAGTVGLMTLFGIAAIPAIFAGAALTATSIGITSKVLSELGRLNSKEGQIILGAAVIDDVLGIIVLAVVASLAKDGVVDVSKVIYLIISATGFILGAILLGNVFNKSFVAIADQLKTRGGLVIPAFIFAFAMAYLAAVIHLEAILGAFAAGLVLEETDKRKELQRQVCPIADMLVPIFFVTVGAKTDLGVLNPAIPDNREGLIMATFLIIVAILGKVITGLSVFGQPEINRLAIGVGMIPRGEVGLVFAGVGAASGALSKPLGAAIIMMVILTTFLAPPLLRFVFPDPKTVDAGSDQLVLDGSSGTSLVIEPPKSKMPASNDSGNLEVTPDSGDR, encoded by the coding sequence ATGCATTTGTTAGATCCAATTAACTTCTCTTTTCCTCTGCTGGCTACTGCAACAGAAGCCGCAGACAATTCAATGGTAGTAGCCGCAGTGCTTCTAAGCTTAGTAGTCGTTTACCTCGCCAGCAAAGTTGGTGGAGAGTTATCAAACAAAGTGGGTTTGCCGCCCGTTTTAGGCGAACTAGTAGGTGGTGTGGTAGTTGGCATCTCTGTTTTCCACCTTTTAGTGTTTCCAGAAGGCAGCACAGACAGTTCTAACTCTTTGATCATGTCCTTCCTTCAAATCACTGCTGGTTTAAGTCCTGAAGCCACTCCAGCAGTGTTTGCAGCCCAGTCTGAGGTCATTTCCGTTTTGGCAGAGTTGGGTGTGATCATCCTGCTGTTTGAAATCGGTTTGGAGTCAAACTTAAAAGACTTAATGGCAGTTGGTATCCAAGCCACCGTCGTAGCAGTAGTGGGGGTAGTAGTACCCTTTGCTGCTGGGACTGTGGGACTGATGACTTTATTTGGAATTGCTGCTATACCCGCAATTTTTGCTGGGGCAGCTTTGACTGCCACTAGTATTGGGATTACTTCCAAGGTGCTGTCAGAGTTGGGGCGGCTCAATTCTAAAGAAGGGCAGATTATTTTAGGTGCTGCTGTAATTGACGATGTTCTAGGAATCATCGTTTTAGCGGTAGTTGCCAGCCTCGCTAAAGATGGTGTGGTGGATGTTAGCAAAGTTATTTATTTGATTATCAGCGCCACTGGTTTTATTTTGGGAGCAATTCTACTAGGGAATGTTTTCAATAAATCCTTTGTGGCGATCGCTGATCAACTCAAAACACGCGGTGGACTGGTAATACCAGCATTCATCTTCGCCTTTGCTATGGCATACCTTGCCGCCGTCATCCACTTAGAAGCGATTCTGGGAGCTTTTGCAGCGGGTTTAGTTCTAGAAGAGACAGATAAGCGCAAAGAACTGCAAAGGCAAGTCTGTCCCATTGCCGATATGTTAGTCCCAATTTTCTTTGTTACTGTTGGGGCAAAAACCGATTTGGGAGTTTTAAACCCAGCAATTCCTGACAATCGAGAAGGTCTAATTATGGCAACTTTCCTGATCATAGTAGCCATTCTCGGTAAAGTTATCACAGGCTTAAGCGTGTTCGGTCAACCGGAAATCAACCGTTTAGCGATCGGTGTGGGGATGATTCCCAGAGGGGAAGTTGGATTAGTGTTTGCTGGTGTTGGCGCAGCCAGTGGCGCTCTCTCGAAACCACTAGGGGCGGCAATTATTATGATGGTTATCTTGACAACCTTTTTAGCTCCTCCCTTGTTACGATTTGTGTTCCCAGATCCAAAAACTGTCGATGCAGGCTCAGACCAACTGGTTTTAGATGGTTCTTCTGGAACCTCGTTGGTAATTGAACCACCTAAATCGAAGATGCCAGCATCAAATGACAGTGGCAATTTGGAAGTAACTCCAGATTCTGGCGATCGCTAA